One Desmodus rotundus isolate HL8 chromosome 4, HLdesRot8A.1, whole genome shotgun sequence DNA segment encodes these proteins:
- the TFAM gene encoding transcription factor A, mitochondrial, whose translation MPLLRGVWGVLSALGKSGADLCADCGSRLRSPFSFVYIPRWFSSTLRSYPKKPMTSYVRFSKEQLPIFKAQNPGARNSELIKKIAELWRELPDSEKKVYEDAYKADWQAYKQELMRIEEELTPSQRVSLEKEMMQKRLKKKSIIKKRELTLLGKPKRPRSAYNIFISERFQEAKDGTSQLRLKAVNESWKNLTSSQKQVYIQLAEDDKVRYFNEIKSWEAQMVEVGREDLLRRKVRPPAKSTEEY comes from the exons ATGCCGCTTCTTCGGGGCGTGTGGGGCGTGCTGAGTGCCCTAGGAAAATCGGGAGCGGATCTCTGCGCGGACTGTGGGAGCCGACTGCGCTCTCCCTTCAG TTTTGTGTATATACCGAGATGGTTTTCATCCACCTTGAGAAGTTATCCAAAGAAGCCTATGACTTCATATGTTCGCTTTTCTAAAGAACAGCTGCCCATATTTAAAGCTCAGAACCCAG GTGCAAGAAATTCAGAACTGATTAAAAAAATCGCAGAGCTATGGAGGGAACTTCCTGACTCAGAGAAAAAA gtATATGAAGATGCTTACAAGGCAGACTGGCAGGCGTACAAACAAGAGCTAATGAGAATTGAAGAAGAGCTAACTCCAAGTCAGAGGgtatctttagaaaaagaaatgatgcaaaaacgtttaaaaaagaaatcaataataaaaaagaga GAGTTAACACTGCTTGGAAAACCGAAAAGACCTCGCTCAgcttataacatttttatatctgAACGCTTCCAAGAAGCTAAGGATGGTACCTCACAG TTAAGGCTGAAGGCTGTAAATGAAAGCTGGAAAAATCTGACCAGTTCTCAAAAGCAA GTATATATTCAGCTTGCTGAAGATGATAAAGTTCgttattttaatgaaatcaaaTCCTGGGAAGCACAAATGGTTGAAGTTGGACGTGAAGATCTTCTTCGTCGCAAAGTTAGGCCCCCAGCAAAAAGCACTGAGGAGTATTAA